The following coding sequences lie in one Desulfocurvibacter africanus subsp. africanus DSM 2603 genomic window:
- a CDS encoding FkbM family methyltransferase has product MHDQTHSAAPFIQVTYRYKSHVLRLTVPQGEAFLVGDIFLREEYPLTKLKGVFGRVVVLDIGANVGLFSIYAKLNIPNATIHCFEPSGLMRKALEINTAPFANIHLHPVALSDHDGEQTLFLNPVKTGQSSLKPNQEPTREPFGPTLVEETVQVCDAGKAFDDLQLDCVDILKVDTEGSEIEILKSLGSRLERIKHVYLEYHSQADKKEMHELLADFVLLEHFERGENVGILKYMNSRL; this is encoded by the coding sequence ATGCACGACCAGACGCATTCCGCCGCCCCTTTCATCCAGGTCACCTACCGCTACAAAAGCCACGTCCTTAGGCTCACTGTGCCCCAAGGCGAGGCCTTTCTGGTGGGGGACATCTTCCTTCGCGAGGAATACCCGCTGACCAAACTCAAAGGGGTTTTCGGCCGGGTCGTTGTTCTCGACATCGGGGCCAACGTGGGGCTTTTCTCCATCTACGCAAAACTGAATATCCCCAACGCCACGATCCACTGTTTCGAGCCTTCAGGACTGATGCGCAAAGCCCTGGAGATCAATACGGCACCCTTTGCGAATATCCACCTGCATCCGGTCGCCCTGTCCGATCATGATGGGGAGCAGACTCTTTTCCTCAACCCGGTGAAGACGGGGCAAAGCTCCCTCAAGCCGAACCAGGAACCCACCCGAGAGCCTTTCGGCCCGACTCTGGTCGAGGAAACAGTTCAGGTGTGCGATGCGGGCAAGGCTTTTGACGACCTGCAACTGGACTGCGTGGACATCCTCAAGGTTGACACCGAAGGCTCGGAAATCGAAATACTGAAGAGCCTTGGGTCCCGTCTGGAGCGCATCAAGCATGTGTATCTCGAATATCACAGCCAGGCGGACAAAAAGGAAATGCACGAACTGCTTGCGGACTTCGTCTTGCTTGAGCACTTTGAACGCGGGGAGAACGTGGGCATCCTCAAGTACATGAACAGTCGCCTGTAA